One Silene latifolia isolate original U9 population chromosome 4, ASM4854445v1, whole genome shotgun sequence DNA segment encodes these proteins:
- the LOC141653216 gene encoding glutathione S-transferase U9-like — translation MTEESSVKLHGSWASPFAMRALLALKVKGIDFEYIEEDLSNKSESLLKYNPVYKKVPVLVHNGKPISESLVVLEYIDEVWTDPPHLLPKDPYLRAKHRFWAAFFEPLLETIFKTLMTEGEAQKTTLDELLEKMDVAEQGLKEIFPNGVPSFQEQKPGYLDIVFYSLYGIHEAADEMIGTKFLTVERFPLLLSWVTALKQVPEVNQVTPSIPKLVGFLHFLRQRSAPTKA, via the exons ATGACAGAGGAGAGCTCAGTTAAGTTGCATGGATCTTGGGCAAGCCCTTTCGCTATGAGGGCACTACTCGCCCTCAAAGTTAAGGGAATCGATTTTGAGTACATCGAGGAAGATTTGTCTAATAAGAGTGAGTCACTACTCAAATATAATCCAGTGTACAAGAAAGTACCTGTACTTGTTCATAATGGAAAGCCGATTTCAGAGTCCTTGGTTGTCCTTGAATATATTGACGAGGTTTGGACTGACCCTCCTCATCTCCTTCCCAAGGATCCCTACCTCAGGGCAAAACATCGCTTCTGGGCTGCCTTTTTTGAACCG TTACTTGAGACAATATTTAAAACCTTAATGACAGAAGGCGAAGCACAAAAGACGACGCTAGACGAATTGCTGGAAAAGATGGATGTGGCAGAACAAGGATTGAAGGAGATATTCCCGAATGGTGTTCCGTCTTTTCAGGAACAGAAGCCAGGATACTTGGATATAGTGTTCTACTCTCTCTACGGAATACATGAAGCTGCTGACGAAATGATTGGGACGAAGTTTCTGACCGTAGAAAGGTTTCCACTGTTACTTTCATGGGTTACTGCATTAAAACAAGTTCCTGAAGTGAATCAAGTGACACCATCAATTCCTAAATTGGTTGGATTTCTTCACTTCCTTCGACAACGATCTGCCCCAACCAAGGCTTAA
- the LOC141653219 gene encoding glutathione S-transferase U9-like: protein MTEESSVKLHGFWACPSAMRAILALKVKGIEFDYIEEDLSNKSELLLKYNPVHKKVPVLVHNGKPVAESLVILDYIDEVWTDPPHLLPKDPYLRAKHRFWITFFTLIFDTMRQTLAKEGEERKKVLDELVEKMDVAEQGLKEIFPNGVPCFQEQKPGYLDIVLHSVFGTHEAAEEFFEEKFMTVERFPLLVSWISALKQVPEVNQVIPPVPKLVAFLQFIKQKYIPPKA, encoded by the exons ATGACTGAAGAGAGCTCAGTTAAGTTGCATGGATTTTGGGCATGCCCTTCGGCTATGAGGGCGATACTCGCCCTCAAAGTGAAGGGCATAGAGTTTGATTACATAGAGGAAGATCTGTCTAATAAGAGTGAGTTACTATTGAAATATAATCCAGTGCACAAGAAAGTACCTGTACTTGTTCATAATGGAAAGCCAGTTGCAGAGTCGTTGGTTATACTTGATTATATCGATGAAGTTTGGACCGACCCTCCTCATCTCCTTCCTAAGGATCCCTACCTCAGAGCAAAACATCGCTTCTGGATCACCTTTTTCACACTG ATATTCGATACAATGAGGCAAACCCTGGCAAAAGAAGGCGAAGAACGAAAGAAGGTACTAGATGAATTGGTTGAAAAGATGGATGTGGCAGAACAGGGATTGAAGGAGATATTCCCAAATGGTGTTCCTTGTTTTCAGGAACAGAAGCCGGGATACCTGGATATTGTATTACACTCGGTGTTTGGAACACATGAAGCTGCAGAGGAATTCTTTGAGGAAAAGTTTATGACAGTAGAGAGATTCCCACTGTTAGTTTCATGGATTAGTGCACTGAAACAAGTTCCTGAAGTGAATCAAGTGATACCACCAGTTCCGAAATTGGTTGCATTTCTGCAATTCATCAAACAAAAATATATTCCTCCCAAGGCTTAA
- the LOC141653218 gene encoding glutathione S-transferase U9-like, translating to MTEETSVKLHGFWASPYVMRAVLALKLKGIDFEYIEEVLSNKSELLLKYNPVYKKVPVLVHNGKPISESLVILEYIDDVWTDPPHLLPNDPYLRAKHRFWAAFFEPLFEPMYNTLVTEGEAQKTVLGELLEKMDVAENGLKEIFPNGVPPFQEQKPGNLDIVFYSLYGTHEAADEMIGTKFLTEERYPLLVSWVNALKQVPEVNQVTPSIPKFVGLLHSIRQRSVSPKA from the exons ATGACAGAGGAGACCTCAGTTAAGTTGCATGGATTTTGGGCAAGCCCTTACGTTATGAGGGCAGTACTTGCCCTCAAACTCAAGGGCATCGACTTTGAGTACATTGAGGAAGTTCTGTCAAATAAGAGTGAGTTACTACTCAAATATAATCCAGTGTACAAGAAAGTACCTGTACTTGTTCACAATGGAAAGCCGATTTCAGAGTCCTTGGTTATCCTTGAATATATTGACGATGTTTGGACCGACCCTCCTCATCTCCTTCCGAACGATCCTTACCTCAGGGCAAAACATCGCTTCTGGGCTGCCTTTTTTGAACCG TTATTTGAGCCAATGTACAATACCTTAGTGACAGAAGGCGAAGCACAAAAGACAGTGTTAGGTGAATTGCTCGAAAAGATGGATGTGGCAGAAAATGGACTGAAGGAGATATTCCCGAATGGTGTTCCGCCTTTTCAGGAACAGAAGCCAGGAAACTTGGATATAGTGTTCTACTCTCTCTATGGAACACATGAAGCTGCTGACGAAATGATTGGGACGAAGTTTCTGACAGAAGAAAGGTATCCACTGTTAGTTTCATGGGTTAATGCATTAAAACAAGTTCCTGAAGTGAACCAAGTGACACCATCAATTCCTAAATTTGTTGGACTTCTTCACTCCATTCGACAACGATCCGTCTCACCAAAGGCTTAA